The Hypomesus transpacificus isolate Combined female chromosome 12, fHypTra1, whole genome shotgun sequence genome segment GCCCTAAATTCTCAGAGGGTCGCTTCTCTTTCACGTCTGAACAAAAGTcaaacctggaacacacacacagaggtttcAACACCATCTCAATAGATAAAAGTATCAATAAAGGGCATGACTACAGGACCTGGCAGCGCCAAGGCGTGTGTGCGCTCGGGTCGGCAACAACGCATCTGTGCCGAACTGGGACCCAAATCAAACGCACTTCAGTTCCTACCGGCTACAACTCCGAACACCAGTTTCCCCTCTGCGCCATACAGTCCGTGTAGTTACAGCCAGGCGCATGAACGAAGGAATATCAGAGTGTGCTCCATTTGGATGATCCCAGTAAGGGCGATTCCCAGCCGCTATAGCTGCATTCCTGCTTCCCTCAGCTAGAGGACGCTGCTATGAATGCTCCCAGTGTTGTCTCCACCCAGGAGCTGCTCCCCTGAGGTTAACCAGACTAAGTCATACATACTATAGGGCCCTATAGACACAAGCATCCACTCTCtgatacgcacgcacacacacacacactttgtgtgCTTTCTGCACACTGCACTTGAGGTTGACAAACCGGTAACCGGGTCAAGGCACACTGTTGACGCTACACAGATGCACCGGAGGAGGAGGGTCAAACAGGAGCAGCGTTGCCGTGGACACGTCCCACAGGTGCTCGCGGTGACGGGAGGGGCACGTTTGTTTGGCTCGTCGACTTCTGAGTCCCTCTGACCAGCAACACCTCCCATGTCGTGAAGCAGACGGCCCCGGTTCAATGGCGAGTGGAAGAATGCGGTATTTCACATTTCCTTCTTTCACTGTACTGTGTCGCGGAGATCCCTCCATCGTTGGAGTCTAAACCTACAGGCGGGTATCTCTCCAGCGAGAGATAACTCGCCTGACAAGGTTAGTCGATTCAATTTCGGTAGTCGACCTAgtctctctctacacactcGGCCTACAAGctctgcagagaggggggggggggggggggggggagaacccATAGCTGTCCAAACTACCCTATCATGTTGTCACAATCGAAAAAAGAAAGGATCGAAGTTACCAGGGTAACACAATGGAGAAAAGGCACACCCAGCTCCAATGGCCAGCTCGCTCtctgaggagtgagggagagacagacaacgGCGTGTGTTTGGTGGTTGGTGTGGTTATGTAGTACTCACGCTGTGTACTCATAAGGCAGCACAGACTCCACTGAATCCAATCTGTTGACAAACAACTCGATGGAAGtctggaaaacaaaaacaacaggagGTAAACACGGGGAACAGCAACCGTCGACTGACTGGTCAGAGTCTAGCCAGGACTCGAGTCTGTATTCGGTCAATACAACGCAAAGGGTCTTGGGCTGGTTTTGGAACCAGAAGACCAACTTCATATGACTTATTTTTCTTGATATCTCCTTTCTGTTTTCTTAAGATACAAAATGACAAATTAGGTGATACTTATGATCTCAATGCTATTTCATGATACGGCATGTAGTGATTTATTTCccagccaggtgtgtgtgcttttacTGCTCTTTTGCCGTTTCTTGTGACTGGGGTTAGTCCCATACAGCAGATTATGTACGATAGATAGGTCTTAAAgaatgtattgtgcttattaaaatCATGCCTTGTGCTTAATAAAGTtctgtcttatgaacttagaagtgtgctcaggcttaaacattgtgtctgtcagtgtgggGAAAAAGGCTGTCTCAATCTCTTCATTTTCAGaaacaaccttgaaaccgggtgGAGacggcacccgagcaggtgggacgcgTCGGCAAGAATAACTCCCTGCTGCACCGGAGATTGTTTTTTGTAttactgcactgtataatatatgctggggcagggagagggagttggacttcgtgaaccaacccaaactctgttatgggtagggaaacgtagacaaccacagagctctgtacttgttgatttccaactgttgaagctgatattatcggacctctgcgacttcAGAgtgaccactctttctagaacacagacttgtgtcattgaataccatcattacatattggaatagACACAACAAATGTCAGTCCTTCTATCTATCTAATCTATCTTTTGTCTTTCAACATTGCCTTAAAGAAGAGCTGACTCATTATTTCAAATTGGAATAGTATGTCAATCCAAGAAAATCCAATGGCAAAGCGTTTCCCCCTCCATGTAGCATTGgaatgctggctagctagcatGCTAGCAACCGCTATGCAAACCCTGAGACCATTAGCTTACTAGAGTACTACTACAAATGCTACCTAACTACTGAAGCTCACTGTGCTAGGGAAGATGCTACCTACCCAAAATAACAAACACAGGCCAAGTTTCAGGTAGCTGGCcataactagcaagctaacgaTCATAAACTGGAAGTTGATTTCTTGCTATTGTTGACAACAATACACAACGTACACTGGACAGTCAGTAGCGGGTAAGCTACATAGCAAcccgctagctagctacagtattaTGTGACTGTCAACCGAAACGCTTACTTCGGGAACACGTTTCACGGATCTTATATCTTTTCAGACAACTCTGTTATAAGAAACTAGATAATAATACCTTGCAGTCCGGCACATCTTTGTCACCTTCAGCTTTGCCAGGCTTACAAAAACTGACAGGAGCCAGACCCGGAAGGTAGAAACTTGTAGCTCCGCGCAGAAGGAGGAGAGCTCCGCAGATGAGAGAAAATTCTACAGACCGAGCTCTGTGAGACCCACTCATCTTCCTTTTTCGATCGACAACCAATCTTACGCGTCAATATTATATATCTACACCCGGATCCTCAAATTAAATAGCATCTACGAAGACTAGAGAGTAGATTGCTGACATCAGGTTGCTGTCATTGCCTGTGCCTGGATAACCTAGTTTCTGCAGCGGACTAGACACGTCATCTGCGTTAACGCGAAGGTTTTCTACAGCTGGGCATTGTGGGACATCGGAAGACCGAAATACCTATACAGTACAGGTAGTAGGTACCATCATTCATGGGACATAACAATGCAAATACACGTAGTTAGAACCATCTGCGTACGCCGTTGATCTAAATGACGTTAAACATTTAGCAGCgttgtttattgttgtttgttatccACTGGATGGGATCAAGCTCAACCACGTGTGTCCATGAGGGGGCGATATAAGATCGAAAGTGCGTTGGTCCGCACCAGACCCCATCATCTCAAGAACGAAGATCAAAACAACACGATTTAATCAGAGTGACGAGACCACAGCCAAATGAGACCGACACTACGTTAACAGAAACCGACATGACACACACTTCTCatttctggggggtattccagaaagttaacccaccagctgattcacaatgttgcgacaacctactggcaatggtTCTACAGTGTGTTTGTCATATGAGGGTAAATTACCCGGGTATGTTACATAAcccgctttctggaatacccccctggtgtaCTAGTCAGTGAGTAAATATTTTGCAGTGTTATTTTTTGACAAACAGCAACAAGTAGTAAGAGAATGAGAGGTAGGTAGGCGTTCTTTTTATTGGATACAAGTCTTCCGTTTTGCTTGCACCTTGTAACTAAGTTCATACTCACATGAGTAGTTCACAGCTTCCAACGGGGCATTGCAACTGTCACTCAGAGCATTGTTGTACTGCACTACAACCTTGGAGGGATTCATCAACTCCACAGGTTAGAGCAGTCAATTCCACACTGTACATGAGACCACAGCTGTACCAACCAGACACTAATATTGATTATGGATTATTATTTTCAATAGTGGTTATGAGTCAACGAATACAGGACGAAAGTCCTGTGGTTATTCATAATGATCAAAAATGTTTTCATAAATAGGATTTCATCCTCAGATAACTGTGAAATCACATCATTCAGTCCAATAGTCAATCTGGACAGCTGTACtggcacagacatgcacacgcgCATGCgcgcgctcgctcgctcgcacacacacacacacacacacacacacacacacacacacacacaatagaagTCGGTCAGCTTGCCTTATATGCATTCATTCCTAATCTTTCAGTGAAAACACTAACATATCCAGAACATTATGAGTATGTATTTTTTCTCTCACAAAATGCAGTATTGAGGCATTCTCCATACAGGCCATCCATACTATGGGAATATCTAATGTGACACTCACTAAAATAACACCTCCTCAGCCTTCCCTATAAGGCTTTGGGTTAAGTAGACAGGGAAGGACATTGAAGAACTGAGAGAAACGTGGTTGGGGCTGGcagctgtgtttatgtgtgtgttttgcatgtggTGGATGTGTAGCCAAGCTGAATTGGTTAAACCGTGCCTCAGCACACATACGGCCCACCCACACCATCCAATTTGGGTAGCATCGTTGGCTAAAGTGGTGTTTCTGAAAGGAGGCCGTTGCTTGAGGGAGTTGACCCTAGGTCAAACCCGGCAGTGGTAAGTGAGGAAGAAACCGCAGAGCAAAGAGATGACACCTGTGACAAGCTTTGTGTGTGAAAATAGCTCAGTTTAAAGGTCACACACcagtagtgtgagtgtgtgtgtgcgtgtgcgtgtgtgagagataacTAACAAGGGTGATGCAATATCATACTACTAGCCCTTAGTCTTATCCCCCACGAGGGGTGGGGCCTCATCATAGGCTGGACCTAAGCCACACTTCTTCCAGGAAGTCCTCTGGTTGAGGCTGCCTCTTTCAGGAAGTGCTGCTCCTCTTTCAGGAAGGATTTAAGCCCGCTGTACCTCCTCTCGCCtagtgtgtgttcacatgtagTCCACCTCTGTATAAGAGATGTATTGTCTAGTCCTTTCTTCTTCAAGTGGGCAGGCTCCTATTGGCTCCGTCTAACTCTGTTGCTGGGTAGAACTCATCTCTAGTCTGTAGTCACCAACTTCCTGCTTACAGCCATATTGGTTTGGGGTGAGGGGACCTCCAGTGGATAGTTCTGCTCTAGCCAGCGGGGACTAGGAAACCCGACAAGGTCATCTGTtcttccttctccacctccatctctctctccgccccctcctcaATCCCTCATTCCACGTCCTCCCGAACGGTTAGtgctgcagcaggaagttggtTGCCATGTTGATGTCGTTGTTGGAAGCTCTGAGAGCTTCCTGGGCAGCAGGCCTGGAAAAGCCCATCTCCATCAATCTGGTAATCTGGGGCACACGAAAACCAATCGGGATTAGCGGGACTACAGGAAACGGTAACAGTAGGAAATCATACTCATGTATGTTTTATAatgttctgtttgtctgtttcgtTCAATCCTTTGTCTTTATATTTTACCGTTGTCTTGTTTGCTTGTCCTCACACTTGTAAAGCCATTTTGGGTATTTAGAAAAGCGCAAAAAATATATgtgcgcgcacgcacgcacacgcacgcacgcacgcacacacacacacacacacacacacacacacacacacacacacacctggtcctcTGCTATGGGTGTGTTGTCTACAGGAGCCTGAGGCgaggggtgaggctgggcagggggacGGTTCTGTCCTCTGAGACGCAGCGAGGGGAAGAACCAGTTCAGTGGgccagcctggacacacacacaaaccgggACAGGAATTCAGACTCTCCAATACCCTTtgtccaccaacgcattttgggtgctgGTTCGGAGCCCGTGCTTAATCTCcaaccagttctttctctttcgacagCCTAAGAACCGGCTCCGAACTAGGGAAATGATAAGTCACAAGTCATAAccctatcaaatgagtgaaatgacaaacatagatgttatgagctattgagcctatatttaacacaaatgCAAAAGTTTATAATATGTTGCGCTAATAATGCCAGTGTTGTCATACTGATAAACAGCCTGTGTGTTTGGCGCTGCCACGTTAACGTTGCTGGGAAcgatgagacgtatacagtgacgtcatgacgtggctctgtggtggctctctagccagtggaaaagcaaaccggttcttagaagGCTCGCAAATTGAACCAGCTCCGGaccggctctagcaccagctccgaaaactagctcccggttcactttggtggaaagggggtacaAGCGTTGCAGACTGGCTCACTGGCAGTGCTGAATCACAGGGTCTCCATCTCCAATGTCTTTAGGGTTTGGTGGGTACCTGAGGTTGCGGGGGGTTCCTGGTGTGGTTGAACTGAGCCAGGAGCAGCTGTTGGTCCAGAAGGTCCAtcctctgctgcctctggaTGTCCAAGGTGGCCCCCATCCCCAGGGGCATctcctgggggggctgggggccggagAACACGGGCTCCAAGAGGAAGCCCCCCACACGGGACAGCCAGGAGGGGACAAAAAGGACCTGCTGGATCCCCAGGACATTACAGTGGTACAGACCTCCAGACGTCTGGAGGGCACACACACGGAGAACCTTGGACAACACTAAAACCGTACAGAATGTAAGTAGGTGGTTGGTATGTGTTACTCTCATCTTACCAGGCCACTGAGAGCTACCAACCACATGAAGGGACTTGATGTCAGCAACTGAAAGAGggaagtaaaagagagagagttagagagggatATATAATTGAATGCACTCATTGAATTGAATGCTACCTTCTTCCGTGTCTATAAACCAAAGTCTGTAGCAATCTACCTGAAGGCCTATGATGTAGACCAGAGACTTGTTCGTGATAGAGATATGCCCCAGCAGCTGGGTGACAGGAACCCTGGGGATGGAGCAGTAGAAAGGCACGTAGAGGGCGAACACAGGGGACAAGCTACGGAGAGAGGTATGGAAGACAGCAATGAGGGGGAGGAATCAACGAGGCTTGAATGAAGAGTGCAAGGGAAGAGAGTAGGAGTCTCCACAGTGACAGCCCTCCATTTCTACTCACAGTCCTGATGGTAGCTCCTCCACCTGGTGACCGAACAGGAAGTGGACAGCCTCCGCCAACAGGAAGTCAGCAAAGGCAGACAGGATCCAGGTCCCAAACAGGAAAGACTGTAAGGACAGAGACAGCACCACAAATTACTAATTATATTGAATATGAATACGAGTGAATATTTTGTGACAACATTGTGAGCCACACTGTAAATGTTTaagcctgtcctgtcctctttGAACAAAGCATCTTCATTATGTATGGTTTCTGAATCGTGAATAAAAACCATCTCAGTGTGCATTGCAGCTCCATTCCGAACCACCAATGCtacacaagcagacagacgGAGGAGGCCAGAGGGAACGTACAGCAAATTTTCTGCTTCCAAACCTCCTTTCAAAAATACGGAAGTTGTAGTAGAGAAGACTGCAGCAAAAGGTGTCCTTCAGGTCTAGACAGATTAGACGTCCACAGGCCACCCTCCACACCTtgggtgacacacacaaacacagggcagagagaggtgggTTACAAAAAAACACAGGTCATAGAGAGATGAggcgtacacatacacacctgttgATCCTGTTTGATTGCCTCTAGGTTGTAGGCAAATAGTCCGTGATACTGGGGCAGTAGCGTCAGCAACACCGTCAGACCACTTAACACCATTAGAAGGCCCTTGGACAGCGGTGCTTTGTCTGAGTAACACAACACATGAACCAATAGTTAAGTTAACAAGGTAGCCTAGCTAAGTAAGACACTTTTATGCTAGCTAGTTACTATAGTACGGCAGCTGTATTGGTCCGGAAGGCTTGATCATTCTGAACTACTGAATATTTACGAAAAGCTAGTATGTATTCATGTAGTGCAACTTATTGGGTTAGCTTTGAAGTATTAGCTTTGCGATCCTATGAAATAAAATGAACGATGACATGAAGACGGAAGATTGCTGCTACCTGTCAAtttctagctagctacctaggcTAGCTATAGCTTTTCATCATGGATACTTGTTTATCAAATGCATTGTACGTCTATAATATAGACATGATCAAACTAACTTAAATTATGTGACTGTAACGTATTTAAACCCCAAATCGATATATGGTTAGGCAACCTCATTTCACAGGGAATGAATGACAGTGCAAAGGTAAGACTAGCAACAACCAGAATGCCTGGAGTGAAGTAAATGTGCAAATAACATCAGCGGCTGCTACTTACAAAGCCCCCGGGAACCGGTGGTCGTGAACATGATGCAGATCTCAGAATAAAGGCGCTTTGCGGCGATCTAAGGCACAGAGGACTCAAAACTACTTGGGcaacttaaaaaataaatactcaTGGTTGACAGCGACAAGGAGCACAGACAACGCACCTACGGTGGTTGATGTAGCCCAATTTGTATTCGTCGTGTCAAAATTAAACGGAGGTAACGATTTATGAAATACGGATGTTTTGGCacagttattttatttattttacccaGCTTTACGACAGTAATAGTCAATAAACACACAATGAATTGGCTTTATTCTCATGCTATTGGTGTCTACTGTGACTAAAATAAACTGGATCTACTATCCTTGTCGACTAGGGGGCAGCAGATTACCTATTAGGTCACGGATTACGAGCTGTGATCTTTTCAGGCTCAAGGAGAACTGTAAGTGATACTGGCTCCTCACCTCCCcaactctcctcctttcctctcctccactctgctctCTACTCCCCAACTCTCCTCTCCAattatctctcctctcctgttttcTCCCCTACCTCTTGGGCTTCAGTATAAACAAGGGGTTCAGTTGGAGCAGAACAGAACGGGCCCCTGGCTGCTCACACGCTGTTATGGTTTATTGACATGGcatccctgagagagagagagagagagagagagagagagagagagagagagagagagagagagagagagagagagagagagagagagagagagagagagagagagagagagagagagagagagagaaagaaagaaagaagaagtaCAGAAAATTGTTCTTTATTTCCTTTGGCACAGGTCCCGGCTTCACCTCcacatcccctccaccctctctccctccaactctttTGTCTTCATGTGTCAAGTCTTTCATGTAGGATGAAATAGTTATGCTGCGGTTTAAGGTGTGTTTCATACTCTCTAAGTATATATGACGAATATGACAGGACTGGTGAGAAACAAATAGATgaagagaggtcagagagggagagagagagggaggttgaaCAGGTAGAattagagagggaggatgacaggCCGGTTTTGTGTCTAATGAGGGAAATCCTTCACACGTTTACGAGCCCTCTGTCTCCACCATGTCTCTATGTAAgtgttagactgtgtgtgtgtgtgtgtgtgtttgcgtgtgtgtgtgtgtttgtgtgtgtgtgtgaatgtccaTGCCTCTTACACACTCCTTACCAATACATTAGGGCGGACCCACACAACCTAGCTAGGCTATTAACCCTTAATCTACTTTTGACAGAACTGGTGATCTTGTTTTACAACTTGCCTTTCAAGCCAAGCTGTGACTCAAGGGCAGTCTTCAGTACATGAAGAAACTTGAAGATTTGCTGtcattgtatttgtatttgtgtgtgcgtgtgtgtgtacaagagagggagagagagaataaagagaAGAATGTCAGTTTGTTTAGGCAGAAGCTGCAGAGATATTCCAAAAACAACACAGGGAATGTTATTAGAAGCGGTTGTGATTCTCTCtttacccgcacacacacacgcacacacgcgcacatacacaagcacacacacaagcacacacgtacacacatgcgtgcccccccccccaacacgcgcacacacacgtaaagcTCAGTTGTCCCACAGTAGACATTGTCGTGTCCAGATCCAATACAGAAAGCCTATACAATGTATCCACACAATGTGGTCGGTCTGGTTAAGCATGCCCGCCTCTCTCAATCCAACTAATCCTATTGCCCACATACAACATActgttcattcattgaatcatTGTTTACTGTACTTCACTGCTGGATTTAAAGGATGTCTCAGTTCCAGTTCACCTGTGTGGGAACTGTTTCGAAGGCTGTGGTAACGTCAGCGTGATTGCTTCAGTTAAAGAGCAGACATTATGTCGCCGGTATTTTGACTTGTCGGCACTCATGTCTTAGAAGACGGCAATGTGTCCTTAATGTCAGTGACATTAACTAAATTGTGTTCAGCGGTGACGGATGTTAATTATGGGATGCCTTGACTGTGCATGAATGAGGGGAGAAGTCCTCTTTTAAATATTTGCTTGTGAACAGTGAACGATTTCAAGAGAGATGGAacaagcaagagagaaagaaaaaagaagggagtttgaaagagagagagagagagagagagagagagagagagagagagagagagagcataaaTATGTCTGTATGTGCATGAGTAATCATGCGCACACGTGAGTATGCATGCGCACACATTTGTAGTTGTACATGTCTgcttgtatgtatatatgtatactgtgttgtactgtatgtttgcTTTGGCAACATTTGAATGACCTCTTGACATGCCAATAAAGGTCTTGAAATGGAATCGAataaggaaaagagagagtgaactCATCGGAAATCAGCTCCACATGCTGGCTCTTGAATATGTGGGTTTCCCCcgtgctctgtctctccttatcactctctctgtctttgtctctcgtCGTTCTAACAGAAAGGTGTAAAGGAATGAAATGAGCTGTTCTGATCAGATGGTCAGACTCATTTCAGTTGAACTCATGGGTGAGGTCATGGTGAGGCCTGgttgttgtcagtgtgtgtgtctgtaagtgtgtgtgtcacacttcCCTGTCATATTTCCTGATGGTCAGGCTAGCAGTGACTCaacacatctctctgtctctatctctttctccatgTTATGTGGAGGGAGATATTTGTATTGTTCGTGGATGTTTTAGAATTTATTTtacgtgtttgtttttgtttgtcctTTCTGAACAATGTTGCTATATGCCATTTTTTGTCCACTCTCAGCTGTCTTTGAAGGAACCATAAATATGTTAAGaaatctctatttctctctctccccccctctctctctttctctgttcaaatgtcatattgtgaaacgttgaCATTCCAAAAAGTTCTGTTCTGAAGAACTCAGTGGAAGCCTGTGGAAGCTTGAAGTGACAGGTGTGTGACGGTGTGCTGGTCATTCTATGCCCAGCTGTATATAGAATGGAAACTCTGAGGTCATcatcagaggtcagaggttagAGGAA includes the following:
- the ubac2 gene encoding ubiquitin-associated domain-containing protein 2, with the protein product MFTTTGSRGLYKAPLSKGLLMVLSGLTVLLTLLPQYHGLFAYNLEAIKQDQQVWRVACGRLICLDLKDTFCCSLLYYNFRIFERRFGSRKFASFLFGTWILSAFADFLLAEAVHFLFGHQVEELPSGLLSPVFALYVPFYCSIPRVPVTQLLGHISITNKSLVYIIGLQLLTSSPFMWLVALSGLTSGGLYHCNVLGIQQVLFVPSWLSRVGGFLLEPVFSGPQPPQEMPLGMGATLDIQRQQRMDLLDQQLLLAQFNHTRNPPQPQAGPLNWFFPSLRLRGQNRPPAQPHPSPQAPVDNTPIAEDQITRLMEMGFSRPAAQEALRASNNDINMATNFLLQH